AGACTGGTTGGGCTCCAGGCCTCCagccagagaggggaagtgactcGCCCTCAGTCACACAACCGCGAGACCACGCCGGGCCAGCTTGGAACGATCGGCAGGCAACTCTGCCCGGGGAGCGAGGTTTCGCACCCGGCCGCCGCTGAGCCTCTTCCAACTCGGGGTCTCGGGCGCCACCCGCTGGCAGAGCGCGGGGCAGCACCTGTCAGAATCACCGCTATCTTCCCGCCCCAGAGCTAAGCAGTCACCACACACCAATGCTGAGacagtatttatttatctatgaGTCAAAGAGGCTGACCCCTAAACTTAAATATCCAGCACGGATTCTTGGCCCTCTTGACCTTGGATGGTGCAGGAATGGGTCCTGGAGAGCCCCTGTCTAGGGCAGTGGAACCCAGGGGCCAGAGGTGGGATGCCCCTGAGCCAGCAGCTGCCAACAGCAGCGAAGGTGAAGAGACAGGAACCAGGCCACTCAATCCCAGTCCCAGAGGTGCCAAGGAAAGTGCTTTGGACCCCACTGCCAGACTGAAGGTCGGCCACGCTGGAGGTCCCACAGGTGGGACAAGTGGAGGTCCAGTGCCATGGGCAGAGGCTATAGCCCAGGTACCCGCCCCAGTGCCAACTAACCCAAGACATGAGAGGGTAGGCAGCTTTGCCTTCGTGGGGCCCAGACCTTGCCCTCCTGTGAGGTGAGGTGGTATGGGGAAAGCAGGCACTATAGTCTGAGTACTCGCTGAAGGGTGTTTCTGAGCCTTTTTTGTGGGTGCAtgcccccaccctcccagctCTCAGAGGCTGATATGGAAGGCATCCTGCAGCCACTGGTCCCGGACATTGTGTGTCTGGGGCACAGTGAGGGGTGGCGGGTCTGGGGGCAGGCTAGCATCTGGAGGCTCCTCGTCATCAGACAGGCCAGCGTCGGGTGGGTAGGAGCTGTCTGAGTGCAGAGAGGATGACAGGTCCTGGCACAGGCTCAAGTCTTGGCACAGGTGCTTATAGTCCTGGATCGACTCATACAGGCCCCACAGCTGGCACAGCAGGGACATGTCCAGCTGCCGCAGGCCCACCTGCAAAAGACTGAAAGTGGGCTGGGGTTGGAGTGCCAGCCGCCCCTCCGCCCAAGCCAATCTTCCCAAGCACAGGTTTCTGTGGACAGCTTTGAATCTTTAGGCAAGTCAGTAACCCCTATCTGCAAGACAGGGACAAGACAgcagaatggaaagaaataacACTAGTAAAGCATTTAACTAGTAAAGCATGGTAACTATTGCCAATAAACATAGCTATAATTATTACCGTATCCCCTCTGACCCAGCTGGCTTCTTTCTGTCGTTCCTCTAGACCCAGACTGCGCGTTGCCTGTGGACCCCGCCCCGCCCGCGTCTGGACTCCCTAGCTTGGTGGCTGCCCCGTCGCCCCCCAATGCCCAGCTGACCGAGGCCCAGCTACTCACCATCTCCTTGCGCAGCGCCGCTAGCGCCGAGTCGAGGTTGATGGGGCGACGCGGGCCAGGATGACCAGCGGCAGTTCCCGCGTTGGCGGCGCCAGTGGCTTGGCGGGGCCCGTCCGGGACGCGGGCGGCTCGGCTCAGCTCATCGTGGATGCGGCTGCGCTGACTGTAGACGCGCTCCAGCTCCCTCCACGAGCCCCCGCTCGCGTTGAGAAGACCGCTGAGGCCGCGCGGTAACGGCGGGAGACCAGCCAGGGCGCAGCCCGCGCCGCCCGGCGCCTCGGCAGAGGGCAGCCCATTCATGGCCGGGCGGGTACCAGAGGATGATGccgcctccttttctccaacGCTCCGCCCGGGCCGCCACCCGCAGGCCCCGCACCCCGTAGCCCCGCCAGCAGAGCCCAGCCGCCGCCCGCAGGCCGCGCTTTGTTCCCACCCGGACTCCTCCGACTccgcccctgccccacccccgcgTGGGCGGGGCCTGTCTTAAAAGGGCAACGGCTCTGTGCGACCACGTTGCCCCAGGAGACCAGAGAAAAGGGCACTGGCCACTGATAGAAGGGAAGCAGgtaaaaagaagggaagaaaaaaagcgGAGGGTGCggttcctccccctccccaacaGTTTGTTTATTCTGGCCAATTACAACTCTCAAGGAAAAGGATCTAAAAGGGATGGGGTGTGGTCAGGAGACAGGTTAAGACCATCCTTGATCCCTACCTGACTACATCCTGTCAGTATCTGAGTACCTGGTCTGGGCCTGAGGTGGGACAGGATGATGGTGTCTGGATGCTTGGGGGAAGAAAGGGAAGCTACCGAGGGGACTGGAACCCCAAATCTCTCTCAAGGGTGGGGAATAGCGCTGGATGGCTGGGGAGGTTCCAGGATTCCTTCAGAGATCCACGCCTCCTGTTTCTGCTTTTGAGGACGTTGGGGCCTCCTCACCAGAAAAAACAATAGCACATAGTCCTCTGCTACCTCATCCTTTGAGTGGGGACACTGAGCAGAAACAAGCCCCACTCATTTCTCAGGGCATCAAGGAGACCAGACTGTGATAGCATGAAAGACCAAAAGTAGGGAAAAGACGAGTGGAGCTGGGACTCGCATGCACACTCAGaaccaaaaaaagaacaaaccacACAAGAGGAACAGCTGTTTTTCTACAGGGTTTTTCTCAGGAGGGGTTTTTAGTGTTGCAGCTGCTGCAAACTGCGCAGGGCTTCAGCACACGCCCGGATAAGGCTACACAGCTGGATGCTAGTCTCCAGGGAGGTGCTAGAGCCCAGCTCAGCTGAGGCCCAGGTCAGCTTCTGCAGGAGAGCCTCCTGTGTGCAGGCCACCACATCTGCATTTGGAAGCACAGCAGGAGGGGGTGGCCCCTGGACTGCCTTAAGCCCTGCTGCAGCTCCCTCACAGTGTTCCGGACGGGGTACTGGGGGCTGAGGGGCAGGCCGAGAGCTCAAGGGGGGCTCCGAGGCAGAGGCGAGCTGGTGCTCCCGAGCTTGGGAGAGGGCAGCCTGGGCATTCAGAGCTAAAAAAGGAGAAAGTCAGTGGAATGATCAGGATATACCTGGCCCCACCTCAGCGCTGAGACACTTCCCTACCCTTTACTGTTCTGCTCTCTGTACTTGAGACGTATTCCCTGCCCCAGTATAAGGGAACAcatccgttttttttttttttttcttatcagagGTATTTACGCCCTTGCTTAAAGAGCATAAGGCCTTCTCTCATCAGAACTATGCCTAATAAGCTCAGGCTctggtgtctggcacacagtaggtgcttagtGCTCTTACTGAATGAATGGTCCTTTCTaggagaaaggagaaggcaaCTCACCCTTGCCCCACCCACAAATACCACTGTCACCTCCCAAGTACTGTTCCTGAGCCTCTATCACCACAGTTCTTAATCAAGCACCCTCGACCCCTCACCCGGGTTATCTTTATCCACGTCTGAGTCGAGCTCCTGACAAGCCACGCAGTAGATTTTCCGCTGTTTGTCTTGGAGGAGGATCGTCTAGGGGCCAGAAAGCACAGGGAGCAGGGGTGAGACGGGCGATGGGGTTCAGAGGGAAGAGATGGGGAAAGGGCCGTGTGGCCTGGTCCACGGCCCCGGCCTGGATCCCACGTCCCGAGTATCTCCTCACCCCGCAGTCAGCGCAGGTCTCGCCCAGCATGCGGTAACCACGCAGCAGGTAGTCGCCCATGAGCCGGGAGATGCGATCCTGTCGCTCCCGCCGCGCTTGCAGCACCTTCGTCTCCGCTTCGGTCGGGGGCTCCCAAGAGAAGTCGTCGACTTCTGGGGGAAGAGAGGCACAAGGGGCCGGAAGGTCTTGCTGAAGCAAGGTGCTGCCCGAACCGCGAAGCCACAGGCCCCCGCAATCCATGTCCTCACCAGCGCCGTTTAGGGCCATGTTGCCGTTGTCGCCGCTAGACTCACCGGAAGTGACGCACAAGCAGCGCGCCTTCCGCTTGCCCCGCCCGTCCTTGTCGGGCCGAGAGTGAGGGCGGAAATGACGCTCTCTCTGCTCCTCCGACGTCGCGATGCCCAGAGTGGGGCGTGTCTGCCGCAGTCTGGACCCTATCCCACTGGCACGTCTAGGTGGGAGTCTGTGGACAAAAACTTTTCGACTGGCTAGGCGTCAGGAGGGGCGTCTCCGTGATAATGCCGCTCAGGTCTCAGGACCCGGAAGTGACAGCGCAGGGTCGCTCTTACCGCCGCAGTTGGAGGGGATCGCTTGGCTTGAGAAATCTCCCTGGTGTTTCCCTTTCCGCACTGGCAGGATCCGGGACAGGCGGGGCAGTTGGCATCATCACAACACCACTCTTGATAATAACAAACGGCCCCTTCCGCGTGCGTGGAGCCTCCTCGGGCCTCAGTCGTTCGCCATTCAACTGGTAAAGCAGGCCAGGAAATGAAAGTTCTCCCCgtcagttgttcagtcgccaagtcgtgtccgactctttaggaccccagggactgcagcacgctaggcttccctgtccttcactatctcccagagtttgttgaaactcatgtccattgagtcagtgatgccgtccaaccatctcatgctctgttgcccgcttctccttttgccttcaatcttttcccggcgtcagggtcttttccagtgagtcgacttttcgcatcaggtggacaaagtattggagcttcagcatcagttcttccaatgaatattcagggttgattttaggattaactggtttgatctccttgctgtccaaaggatcacagttcaaaagcatcaattcttccgggcttagccttttttatggtccaactctaatatCCCTACGTGActatgggaaaaccatagctttgactatacggacctttgtctgcaaagtctATACTTTTCAGCTTATTTCAAGACCCCTCCCCTTCATGTTTGGTGTTCCAGTGTGCCCACCCCACTACCCCCTCCATCCTCATCCAAAGGCCTGGGACCTAAGTCAGCACCTAAgcaggttttttattttgttgaagttGGCATGCTCAAAAAGCCAGCTGATGGAGGCGAGGGTCGGGTGGTGTGGTGGTGGCAATCGCTGGACTGGGCATGTGCTGTTTCGGTCCCAGCCGCATGCTGGAGAGTGGGGATGAGGGGTTTGTTATGCATGCCTGTGACCCTCatgggggttcccaggtggtgaagtggtaaagaatcttcaggCAACACGAGGAGAGTGGATTcgatgcctgctgctgctgctgctaagtcacttcagtcgtgtccgactctgtgcgaccccatagacggcagcccaccaggctcccctgtccctgggattctccaggcaagaacactggagtgggttgccatctccttctccaatgcatgaaagtgaaaagtgaaagtgaagtcgctcagtcatgtccgactcttagcaaccccatggactgtatagcctaccaggcccctctgtccatgggagtttccaggcaagagtactggagtggggtgccattgccttctccgggcaTTGATCCCTAAGTGGGGTAAATCTCTTAAAGGAgtaaatgacaatccactccaggattcttacctgaaaaatctcacagacagaagagcctggtaaactacagcctgtggggtcacagtcagtcagacatgacagagcacatACATGACCGTTATGCTCTtcttgagtgggttgctgttaAAATCACTCGGGCTTCCTAAACATTGGCCccagtggggttttttgtttgttttctccctcttttttttaccCCATACACATTCTCTCCCTTGGTAGGTTTGGAGAAGCCAGGTGGAGCAGGCAGCAGTCCCCCCGACGTGCAGCCTGCAGCGCCTCAAAGGCTGTATTCCGGGGAAGTGGAGGCACTAGGACCTAGACCCCCACAGTGGCTTCAGCAGTCTGTCTCTGACTGGCAGAACATGCTTCCACAGCTTTACCTGCAGCTAGAGTGCCCTCCTTGTGGCCCCATCTTCCTCCTACATAGACTCCCTGGACCTTCCATTTTTGGACACTTGCTGCCTCCTGCTTCCTTGGACAGCCCTGGGCCCCGAGTCGCTCTGTACAGCTACCAGCAGGCTCTTGGGCATCAGTGTATCTGACTCAGGGCCCAACACCAGGTTGGTTCTGCCAAACTGACTAGAAGGGCTCTTGGACTCTAGCCTATATGCACAGTCCCTCCAGGTCCTTACTATCTTCAGCTCCCAGCTCCTCCTCACCCCCAGATTCCTCAATGCATCCTTCTGTGTCATCATAATGACCAATAGCCACTTAACAGCTTATCCTACCTGGCCTCAACTAAGACCCTTACATTCGTCCTCCCATTTACtccctttcatttatttctcatgacGACTCCTCTCTcctgggtggggttggggagtGGAAAGGTAACATCTCACAGAAATTCAGTACAGTTATGgacaaaaaaaaatagatgaatcaCTAGAACTTTGCTGGCTCACTTGGGAGATGAGGGGTAGGGCAAGTGATACTTGTTAAGATAGAATGGCAACAGCTGGGCCATCTTACAGCTTAGCTCTTTCTACAGTCTACCATGCCAATCTTAAATCCATTCCGAGATGACAATAAAAGGTCTGAgttcctccatccccaccccacaccccgcAGTGGGTCCTGGCCGCTATAAGGGAGCTTTGTCCCTCTTAGGGGAATTTCCTTGAGACAGACAAACTCCCATAGGAAACTACAGATGAGGCAGTGATTACTGCTTGGGCTCATATTAAGTTTATAGTACTGCTACAGGTGACACAAAGAAATCTAGATAAATTCTTGTGATCAGCTCCAGCTAGAAAACTCTCCTAAGTCCTTCTATTATAACAAGGCAGAAATAACATGTTATTATGACAGTGGGACGAAATACCGCCTATTAAGGCAGtctcctttaaaagaaaaatcacagctgTCAAGCCCAAGTCCTGACATCTATAGAGCACTCTTGCCAACAACAGCAGAAGTCATATTCTTAAGTATacttggaacattctccaggatagactgtAGGTTAgaccataaaacaagtctcaatacacttattttaaaaatttatttgcttattcaGCTGaattaggtcttagttgtggccctcagactctccagttgtggggtggcttagttgctctcagcatgtgggaccttagtcccacgaccagggatcaaacctgagtcctctGCACTGTAAGGCAGACTCTCacccagtggaccaccagggaagtccctgaatacactaaaaaggttaaaaatcatACAAACTCTGTTCTCAGACCACACTGGAATGAAATTAGCAATCCATAACAGAAGGTAATTtgggaaattcacaaatatgtggacaTTAACACCCTCTTGAATAACTAATGGGTCATAGAAGAAATCACATGGGAAGTGAGAAACTACTTTGAGATTAATGAAAACACAGCATACCAAAACTTGTGAGATGGAGCCACAGCAGTGCTTAAAGGTAAATTTACAGTTGTAtgttacttttttccttctttttttcttttggctgcactgtggagCTCatatgatcttagttctccgacccaGGATTGAACGTCAAACCCGAGGCTTCAGCAATGAGAGcagcaagtcctaaccactggaccaccagggaaatccctgtatattcttatatttaaagaaaaaaagtctcaaaTCAGTAATGTAACCTAcaaccttaaaaaactagaaaaagtagagcaaactaaatccaaagaaaacagaaggaaagctAGAATAAAGATTAGAGAAAATCAACTCACCTACAATTTAGTTCTTTAGAACAGGAGTTCCTGACTCCCTGTCCATGGATTGGTACCAGTCCCTGGCCTGTTAGAAACCGGGCTGCATGGCCAAAGGTGAGCAGCAGGCGAGccagtgaagcttcatctgtactTACAGTGACTCCCCATCGCTCCCATTATTGCCTGAGCTCCGACTCCTGAGAGATCACTGGCAGTATGACATTCTCAGAGGAGCGCGATCTAGGATCTAGGATCTAGGCTGCTCACTCCTTATGAGAATctagtgcctgatgatctgaagtggagctgaagtTGTGATGCTAGCACTAGGGATCAGCTGCAAATACAGATTATCAttaacacaataaatgtaatgctcttaaatcatccccaaaccacctcacctgcccccggctgtggaaaaattgtcttccacaaaactggtttctggtgccagaaaggttggggaccactgctttagAAGATCAACAAAACTGCCAAACCTATAGCGAGAGTGACCAACTCAAGACCAGTTCAGCCAAATGGTGTGAACCTTGCAGCTCCAGCTGGAATGCAGTGTGGCTGTGGTTGCTGAGTCAAGGAGTCCCCAGATGTGAAACAGATAATGTCACAATCCTGCTGCCTGTAGAGGACTTTGGACGGCAGTGTTCTCAGGCAACTGTGGAAACAAGTCATGGCTGATCAAACCATCTAGATCACTTATGCAGATACCCCTGCTGAGGACCCATTCTCTGATGAGACTGAGGGGAATCAAGCTGTGGATTGAGCCCACAATGCCCAAATTGTCTCCACTTCTGCCCAGGCCCATCATCATACCAGATATAGCAGCACGTCCACCATCACAGAGTGGACACAAAGTATAGGACTCTGCCTCTCTGATGCAGAGGCCACCACTTCATGCCAGATTTGTGATTCCAGCCAAAATCTCTTCGTCCTGCGAAGAGGGAGGCTACAGTGTATGTGGCATTGTCCCTGCCCACTCCTGACAGATTGAAGGCACAGGACCTTTGACTCCTTCTTGGGGCTATGGATGgtgtttcatactttttcagtttACAGTGGTACTGTTTCAGATCAATCAGCCAAGTCAGGTCACACCACTGTGGTTCTTGAGACTAATCCGTGTAATGTTCTTGGCTTTCTGGACCAATTGAAGTCTAACAATGGTGTACCCTTCATCTCAAAAGCCACCCAACAATGGGCTGATAGTTTAGGTATCTGGCGGTTCTTCCATTCTCCCTAATCATCCACAAGCATGGAATACTGTTGAGTGTTGAAACAGCTCCTCAGAAATTAGATCAAACAGATTCCTGGAAGACCTCGTGTGCCTTAACtgagacccagtgtggccaaaaaatacattttaaaaactaaaaataaataaatgaaaggaggGGACTGAGGGGATTCTCACTATATTATGGTTCAACCACCTGGACTCTCTAGTTTGACTGATACGGGTCTAGATCATGAGAATCCCTAGAGGGCTTGGTGCacacacttctctctctctttgagtCCCCCTGACAGTGGCCCATGTGTGGAGTGGTAGACATAGTGAGTCcctgtatattttataaaaatgtcccAGTCCTTCTTGCACCCAATCATTCCAGATGAAAAGTATAGCCAGGAGAGACTGCAAAAAAGGTGACTTTCTAACTAGTGGAATAGAGCACATTGACTTTGTGGCAGTGGAGGGAGAAGAGCAGGCTTGGCACCTGGGGCTGGGGACACCTCAGACCCTGGGAGAAATGCGGGAAAGAAAGACACTAACATTCTTGTCTCTCTAAACCACCTGGAACCTTCTTCACTGAGGATAACATCTTGGTCAAACTCTTTCAAGTGGCTTAAATTTAACTGACTGTTAGGTCTTCCATGCTCCACTAGACAGTTCTGAACTTGACTTGGCTGCCATTCTGCTTAACTTTACCAAGAGACTGGAAAGAGCAGGAGGTAGCCTCagctcttcttgttgttcagttgctaagttgtgtccaactctttgccaccccatggactgcagcgtgccaggtttccctgtccttcactatctcctggagtttgctcaaactcatgtccatctcatcctctgtctccctcgtctcctcctgccctcaagtaCTTCCCACATAAAATACCTGTCAGCACCATCACCTCCAGATAAAGTCCCCAGGCCCAATCCTGTAGCCATCACCACTCAGTCATGCCATCGAGTGGATAAATGCCATCTGGCCGGTGGCCTAGACAAACAGGACTAACTGCCCTGAGCCAAGCCTTCCAAAAGAAAAGCCTAGACTCAGTTATTTGAATTGGGCTGGGAGTCTTAAGGCCCACCAACCTGAGGGGATACCCTGTCAGCCTGGGACCCCCTAACTGACATAGGTCCAACTGGGGGCACTGTATTTCTCCCCAGAAGTACCATGTGTGCCCTTGAGACTATATGACTGATGTGCCCCTCTCTAGAAAACAGTGATCTGAAATTTCTCCTTGACTTTAGCCTACTTGCAAATTAACATGTGAGCCTGCCACAGGTTCTTGCTTGCTGACAGAAGACAGAAGACTCCTGGGGGTCAGAGACAAAGGACTGTCTCACTCATGACTGAAAGCATTAATCCAGGTacagaggatatatatatatatatatattaccccCCCCATActtattcaggcttccctggtggctcagatagtaaagagttggcctgcaatgcaggagacctgggctcaatccctgggtcactaagatcccctggagaaggaaatggcaacccacttcagaattcttgcctggagaatcctatggacagaggagcctagtaggctacagtcgatgggatcataaagagttagacatgactgagcgactaacactcaatacttatttatttggctgtgcaaagtcttagttgtagcattcaggatcttcagtcttctgcGGGaatcctagttgcagcatgtgggatctagttccctgaccagggatttaacctgggccccctgccttgggagtgtggagtcttagccactggaccaccagcgaagtcctccAGAAGATATATTAATTGCACAGATTCTGGCCTGCAGGGAAGAAGTTCGGAAGAAATCTATCATCCATAGCAACCTTGGTCAGTGAACTGAGAGAGACTGTCCTGAAGGCCTTCTGGGCCGAGGTGGAAAGGGTAATGCAAAGAACTAAGGAGCGAGCCACCTGGCTTTCTGAGGTAGATCTATTGTTTTCTGGGTTTGTTCAGCTTGGAGGCATGGCTGAGGTCAGAAGTGCAAGTTGGCTTTATCTTGCTGCTTGCAGTCCTATTGATAGTAGCTTTAATTAAATGCTGTATGTGACAAATGGAACAGACTTGGTCCTAGCTTCTGTCAATCAGATTTGCCAAGAGAGTGGTGAACTCGTGGGAAAATTCACCAAAAGCCAAGACAGTGTAGAAATGGGGGGTGGATATTATTGTAAGACAATTCTCCAGGGATCCTTTTGAGTTTCTGCACGTTTTGCAAGAGAGGCACTGACTGCCTTTGTCCTGGACTCTCTTCTTAAGGATGTTGTGAACAGCCACGTAAGACTGAGATAGACATTCCCTCTAGAGCAAAGGGCACCCATTAGAAAAGAtctgggaggacttccctggtggtcgagtggttaagaacccaccttgcaGTGCTGAGGACTcagactcaatccctggtcagggaactaagatcccacatgccatggagcagctaaggtTACGCCACACAGCTactgagccacaactagagagtctatgTGCCCCAATGGAAGATaccacatgatgcaatgaagatcctgcataccgcaactaagacccaacataaccaaatacataaaaatacagaaacaaacaagaattgtttaaaaaaaaaaagacataggtCCTTAAGTTTAGGGCCTGCTCCCATACCACAATCCACTGTGTGCAGGCATCTACCCATGCCACTGGTGCCACCCCACAGGACTTGGGGACCAGAGGACTGATGTCAATATTCTGATGATCGTGCTATTTACTATGCCATGAATAACAAGgtcctttgtctctgacccaggaatctcttgtcttctgccagcattcaCGAATCTGTGGCAGGCTCCCTTGTGTTTGCAGGTAGGGTAGAACCTCAGACCCATCACAGTCCTTGACACGAAGAAATCACATGGGTCTCAGGAGCGCTGGTGGTAAAGCCAATCAGAGCAGTCACGTGGGCAGCCCAGCTGTCCGGGAAGCAGTGGGACCCTTCCCTATCCTCTCGTGGCCGAGCCCGGTATTTGTCCATGCCTGTGGCACAGTGGACATGGCAATAGTTAGGCCTGACCCTGCGTGACAGCACACCCCACCAGGGCACATCCACACACAGCTCAGTTACAAGCCCTCCTTGACTGCCGCATTTGGTGGGTCAGGTTCTCGTGGCAACAGGTGGCCTATGTTTTGTAGCCATGGCTCTGAGCATTGTAACTGGCGTTATTGTATCATCAGGCTAATAGGCATCCAAGAGGCGTCaacttttcttattgtttttcactGCAATGTGAGTTGGCCTGACATTTCTGGGAAACAAGAAAGGGCTAGATGATACAGTAATAAAACTAATAATActcggactttcctggtggtccagggattaagaattcacctgccaatgcaggggacatggatttgacccctgttccaggaagatccagggcttcccagtggcactagtggtaaagaacctgcctgccaatgcaggagaagtaagagacgtgggatcgatccctgggttgggaagatcctctggaggagggcatggcaacccactccagtattcttgcctggagaatcccatggacagaggagcctggcaggctacagttcaaggggttgcacagagtcagacacgactgaagtgacttagcacacacccacaccaggaagatcccacatgctacggggcaactaagcttgtgtatcacaactactgagcccaagctctagagcctgtgctccacaacaagagaaacccctgcagtgagaagtccacGCACCTCAAGAAGGAGTAGCTCCAGCTCACTTCAACTAACAAAAATccaagtgcagcaatgaagacccagtgcagcaaaaaagaaagaaataataaataaataaatatgtaaatatatatataatttaattgagTTAAGATGAATGAAATagcctaataaaaaataataatactcaacttttggtg
Above is a genomic segment from Dama dama isolate Ldn47 chromosome 2, ASM3311817v1, whole genome shotgun sequence containing:
- the FAM89B gene encoding leucine repeat adapter protein 25, whose product is MNGLPSAEAPGGAGCALAGLPPLPRGLSGLLNASGGSWRELERVYSQRSRIHDELSRAARVPDGPRQATGAANAGTAAGHPGPRRPINLDSALAALRKEMVGLRQLDMSLLCQLWGLYESIQDYKHLCQDLSLCQDLSSSLHSDSSYPPDAGLSDDEEPPDASLPPDPPPLTVPQTHNVRDQWLQDAFHISL
- the ZNRD2 gene encoding protein ZNRD2 isoform X1, whose translation is MALNGAGEDMDCGGLWLRGSGSTLLQQDLPAPCASLPPEVDDFSWEPPTEAETKVLQARRERQDRISRLMGDYLLRGYRMLGETCADCGTILLQDKQRKIYCVACQELDSDVDKDNPALNAQAALSQAREHQLASASEPPLSSRPAPQPPVPRPEHCEGAAAGLKAVQGPPPPAVLPNADVVACTQEALLQKLTWASAELGSSTSLETSIQLCSLIRACAEALRSLQQLQH
- the ZNRD2 gene encoding protein ZNRD2 isoform X2, coding for MALNGAEVDDFSWEPPTEAETKVLQARRERQDRISRLMGDYLLRGYRMLGETCADCGTILLQDKQRKIYCVACQELDSDVDKDNPALNAQAALSQAREHQLASASEPPLSSRPAPQPPVPRPEHCEGAAAGLKAVQGPPPPAVLPNADVVACTQEALLQKLTWASAELGSSTSLETSIQLCSLIRACAEALRSLQQLQH